A genomic window from Scomber scombrus chromosome 18, fScoSco1.1, whole genome shotgun sequence includes:
- the si:dkeyp-72e1.6 gene encoding transmembrane protein 238-like: MEPEYRGLGRCTGCFWLAVAFDIVGLLVLLIGVFVNVFFYDLLIYAGAIVIFLSLIWWVFWYSGNIEVPPAELEDDVGLLKKDKGGLSGVVRRLSTRVSSSIRNSFRRNGGPSRAQRSATRQTVAPQGEQVAVSMATVTPHEDTPPATVSTEAASDVV, translated from the coding sequence ATGGAACCAGAGTACCGGGGCCTGGGTCGCTGTACGGGCTGCTTCTGGCTCGCTGTAGCCTTTGACATAGTGGGACTGCTGGTGCTTCTCATCGGGGTGTTTGTCAACGTGTTTTTCTATGACCTGCTCATCTACGCGGGCGCCATCGTTATCTTCCTCAGCCTCATCTGGTGGGTGTTCTGGTACTCTGGGAACATCGAGGTTCCCCCGGCAGAGCTGGAGGATGATGTGGGGTTATTGAAGAAGGATAAGGGGGGGTTGAGCGGCGTCGTGAGGCGTCTTTCCACCAGGGTGTCCAGCAGCATCAGGAACTCATTCCGCAGGAACGGAGGACCGTCCCGCGCGCAGAGGTCAGCCACCAGGCAGACCGTGGCACCGCAGGGGGAGCAGGTGGCAGTCTCTATGGCAACGGTGACCCCGCATGAAGATACCCCGCCAGCTACTGTCTCTACAGAGGCTGCCAGTGACGTTGTGTAG
- the LOC134000072 gene encoding phosphoinositide-interacting protein-like, translating to MMMMLSTAVTTPTMDPSSQDGEDTEPSTPLNPVQESAHHRDVTAASCWLLYMKPVVAISIGTLLFVSGTALSLLYFTQVGNVSYLLGPLFLSVGLMFLVTGLVWVPVLKQNLEHMALTKVNHGTPGLQVDHKHH from the coding sequence atgatgatgatgctctCCACTGCAGTCACCACACCAACCATGGATCCTTCCTCCCAGGATGGAGAGGACACTGAACCCTCCACACCTCTCAACCCTGTGCAGGAGTCCGCTCACCATCGGGACGTAACAGCCGCATCCTGCTGGCTGCTCTACATGAAGCCGGTGGTGGCCATCAGTATTGGCACGCTGCTGTTTGTATCAGGCACAGCTCTGTCCCTGCTCTACTTCACCCAGGTGGGAAATGTCTCCTATCTTCTGGGgcctctgttcctctctgtgGGTCTGATGTTCCTGGTTACTGGTCTGGTTTGGGTCCCTGTGCTCAAACAGAATCTGGAGCACATGGCGCTCACTAAGGTCAACCATGGCACTCCAGGACTCCAAGTGGACCACAAACACCACTGA
- the gspt1l gene encoding G1 to S phase transition 1, like isoform X2, whose product MTTEEPWDQKEAEPNEEEPGGGDRGPAVAATTEETAPELMEEEEETPAPKVPPTQPDAPKKEHINVVFIGHVDAGKSTIGGQIMYLTGMVDKRTLEKYEREAKEKNRETWYLSWALDTNQEERDKGKTVEVGRAYFETDKKHFTILDAPGHKSFVPNMIGGASQADLAVLVISARKGEFETGFEKGGQTREHAMLAKTAGVKHLIVLVNKMDDPTVNWSLERYEECKEKLVPFLKKVGFNPKKDIHFMPCSGLTGANLKEPTDMCSWYTGLPFIPHLDSLPSFNRSSDGPVRLPIVDKYKDMGTVILGKLESGSISKAQQLIMMPNRHTVEVLSLLSDDVETDDAAPGENLKLRLKGIEEEEILPGFILCNAENLCHSGRTFDAQIVIIEHKSIICPGYNAVLHIHTCIEEVQITALICLVDKKTGDKSKTRPRFVKQDQVCIARLRTAGTICLETFKDFPQMGRFTLRDEGKTIAIGKVLKLVAERD is encoded by the exons ATGACCACAGAGGAACCATGGGACCAGAAAGAGGCCGAGCCTAACGAGGAAGAGCCAGGAGGCGGGGACCGGGGACCAGCAGTGGCAGCAACAACGGAGGAGACGGCCCCAGAattgatggaggaggaagaggaaacacCAGCACCCAAGGTTCCACCCACACAGCCAGACGCCCCCAAGAAGGAACACATCAACGTTGTGTTCATCGGACACGTAG ATGCTGGCAAGTCCACCATTGGCGGACAAATCAT GTATCTAACAGGCATGGTAGACAAGAGAACCTTAGAGAAGTACGAGAGAGAAGCCAAGGAGAAGAACCGAGAAACCTG GTATCTGTCTTGGGCTTTGGACACCAACCAGGAGGAGAGGGACAAAGGCAAAACAGTGGAGGTGGGCCGAGCGTACTTTGAGACAGACAAAAAGCACTTTACCATCCTAGACGCTCCAGGCCACAAGAGCTTTGTACCCAACATGATTGGAGGTGCATCGCAAGCGGACTTGGCTGTACTG GTGATCTCTGCCAGGAAGGGCGAGTTTGAAACTGGTTTTGAAAAAGGTGGACAGACGCGGGAGCACGCCATGTTGGCCAAAACAGCCGGCGTGAAGCACCTGATTGTTCTGGTGAATAAAATGGACGACCCCACAGTCAACTGGAGCCTGGAGAG GTATGAAGAGTGTAAGGAGAAACTAGTGCCATTTTTGAAGAAGGTGGGTTTCAACCCGAAGAAAGACATTCACTTCATGCCGTGCTCTGGGCTGACAGGAGCCAACCTGAAGGAGCCCACTGACATGTGCTCCTGGTACAC AGGTTTACCATTCATTCCACACCTGGACAGTTTGCCAAGTTTCAACAGATCAAGTGATGGACCTGTCAGATTGCCCATTGTAGACAAATACAAG GACATGGGCACTGTGATTCTGGGCAAACTAGAGTCGGGCTCTATCAGTAAAGCACAGCAGCTGATCATGATGCCAAACAgg CACACGGTGGAGGTGTTGAGCCTCTTGTCAGATGATGTGGAGACAGACGACGCGGCTCCAGGTGAGAACCTCAAGTTGCGGCTGAAGGGCatcgaggaggaggagatcCTGCCCGGCTTCATCCTATGTAATGCTGAGAACCTCTGCCACTCGGGGCGCACCTTCGACGCCCAG ATTGTCATCATTGAACACAAATCCATCATCTGTCCAGGTTACAACGCAGTccttcacattcacacctgcaTCGAAGAAGTGCAAATCACG GCCTTAATCTGTCTGGTAGACAAAAAGACAGGTGACAAGAGTAAGACACGACCACGATTCGTCAAACAGGACCAGGTCTGCATCGCCCGTCTGCGCACAGCAGGAACCATTTGCCTCGAAACTTTTAAAGACTTTCCTCAGATGGGACGGTTTACCTTACGAGACGAAG gtaaGACCATCGCCATCGGTAAGGTGCTGAAGCTGGTTGCCGAGCGGGACTGA
- the gspt1l gene encoding G1 to S phase transition 1, like isoform X1, whose translation MDPRDTAPDSWEQEDDVEATIDGQLDSAFTNLNVNAKPFVPNVNAPEFVPIFTAKANSEDLDSAVAVEKISTMEVSESAAPVENGDSEMTTEEPWDQKEAEPNEEEPGGGDRGPAVAATTEETAPELMEEEEETPAPKVPPTQPDAPKKEHINVVFIGHVDAGKSTIGGQIMYLTGMVDKRTLEKYEREAKEKNRETWYLSWALDTNQEERDKGKTVEVGRAYFETDKKHFTILDAPGHKSFVPNMIGGASQADLAVLVISARKGEFETGFEKGGQTREHAMLAKTAGVKHLIVLVNKMDDPTVNWSLERYEECKEKLVPFLKKVGFNPKKDIHFMPCSGLTGANLKEPTDMCSWYTGLPFIPHLDSLPSFNRSSDGPVRLPIVDKYKDMGTVILGKLESGSISKAQQLIMMPNRHTVEVLSLLSDDVETDDAAPGENLKLRLKGIEEEEILPGFILCNAENLCHSGRTFDAQIVIIEHKSIICPGYNAVLHIHTCIEEVQITALICLVDKKTGDKSKTRPRFVKQDQVCIARLRTAGTICLETFKDFPQMGRFTLRDEGKTIAIGKVLKLVAERD comes from the exons ATGGACCCGAGAGACACTGCCCCTGATTCCTGGGAACAAGAGGACGATGTGGAGGCCACAATCGACGGACAACTAGATTCCGCTTTCACAAACCTGAATGTGAACGCGAAACCGTTTGTGCCCAATGTAAACGCCCCCGAATTTGTCCCGATTTTTACCGCGAAGGCAAACTCGGAGGACCTCGACTCTGCGG ttgCTGTTGAAAAAATATCCACCATGGAGGTGTCAGAAAGTGCTG ctccAGTGGAGAATGGTGACTCAGAGATGACCACAGAGGAACCATGGGACCAGAAAGAGGCCGAGCCTAACGAGGAAGAGCCAGGAGGCGGGGACCGGGGACCAGCAGTGGCAGCAACAACGGAGGAGACGGCCCCAGAattgatggaggaggaagaggaaacacCAGCACCCAAGGTTCCACCCACACAGCCAGACGCCCCCAAGAAGGAACACATCAACGTTGTGTTCATCGGACACGTAG ATGCTGGCAAGTCCACCATTGGCGGACAAATCAT GTATCTAACAGGCATGGTAGACAAGAGAACCTTAGAGAAGTACGAGAGAGAAGCCAAGGAGAAGAACCGAGAAACCTG GTATCTGTCTTGGGCTTTGGACACCAACCAGGAGGAGAGGGACAAAGGCAAAACAGTGGAGGTGGGCCGAGCGTACTTTGAGACAGACAAAAAGCACTTTACCATCCTAGACGCTCCAGGCCACAAGAGCTTTGTACCCAACATGATTGGAGGTGCATCGCAAGCGGACTTGGCTGTACTG GTGATCTCTGCCAGGAAGGGCGAGTTTGAAACTGGTTTTGAAAAAGGTGGACAGACGCGGGAGCACGCCATGTTGGCCAAAACAGCCGGCGTGAAGCACCTGATTGTTCTGGTGAATAAAATGGACGACCCCACAGTCAACTGGAGCCTGGAGAG GTATGAAGAGTGTAAGGAGAAACTAGTGCCATTTTTGAAGAAGGTGGGTTTCAACCCGAAGAAAGACATTCACTTCATGCCGTGCTCTGGGCTGACAGGAGCCAACCTGAAGGAGCCCACTGACATGTGCTCCTGGTACAC AGGTTTACCATTCATTCCACACCTGGACAGTTTGCCAAGTTTCAACAGATCAAGTGATGGACCTGTCAGATTGCCCATTGTAGACAAATACAAG GACATGGGCACTGTGATTCTGGGCAAACTAGAGTCGGGCTCTATCAGTAAAGCACAGCAGCTGATCATGATGCCAAACAgg CACACGGTGGAGGTGTTGAGCCTCTTGTCAGATGATGTGGAGACAGACGACGCGGCTCCAGGTGAGAACCTCAAGTTGCGGCTGAAGGGCatcgaggaggaggagatcCTGCCCGGCTTCATCCTATGTAATGCTGAGAACCTCTGCCACTCGGGGCGCACCTTCGACGCCCAG ATTGTCATCATTGAACACAAATCCATCATCTGTCCAGGTTACAACGCAGTccttcacattcacacctgcaTCGAAGAAGTGCAAATCACG GCCTTAATCTGTCTGGTAGACAAAAAGACAGGTGACAAGAGTAAGACACGACCACGATTCGTCAAACAGGACCAGGTCTGCATCGCCCGTCTGCGCACAGCAGGAACCATTTGCCTCGAAACTTTTAAAGACTTTCCTCAGATGGGACGGTTTACCTTACGAGACGAAG gtaaGACCATCGCCATCGGTAAGGTGCTGAAGCTGGTTGCCGAGCGGGACTGA